In Spirosoma aureum, a single genomic region encodes these proteins:
- a CDS encoding response regulator, giving the protein MKTILLIEDNDAIRENTAEILELTGYTVHVAENGKAGVEKALASRPDLVICDIMMPVLDGYGVLHIFNKNPNLSGIPFIFLTAKTERTDFRKGMELGADDYLTKPFDESELLSAIEGRLNRFQHVGPHYQASDDDPAETNDSADFLEQARQSGSLESLLTGRKVHSVRKKQYIYTEGDDPTRLYFLKSGKIKTVRSNADGKELITGFYNPGEFFGYMALLENVDYTDSAVVLEDSELVYIPNEEFKQLLLANNEVSQQFIQLLAGRVSEKEKQLVAMAYSSLRRRVADALLRLYEKHAADSTSQAESLDREAQSLIQLSRDDLASVVGTATESLIRTLSEFKQDGLIELVGSGIRVLQPDKLRRANW; this is encoded by the coding sequence ATGAAAACGATCCTGCTGATTGAGGATAACGACGCCATCCGTGAAAATACCGCCGAAATTCTCGAATTAACCGGCTATACAGTACACGTGGCTGAAAATGGCAAAGCTGGTGTCGAGAAAGCCTTAGCTTCCAGGCCTGATCTGGTCATTTGTGACATCATGATGCCCGTACTTGATGGGTATGGTGTGTTGCATATTTTTAATAAAAACCCGAATCTGTCCGGCATCCCGTTTATTTTCCTGACGGCCAAAACCGAGCGAACTGACTTCCGTAAAGGCATGGAACTAGGTGCTGACGATTATCTGACAAAACCCTTTGATGAATCAGAATTGCTCAGCGCTATCGAAGGGCGACTCAACCGATTCCAGCATGTTGGGCCACACTATCAGGCGTCTGATGACGACCCTGCTGAAACCAATGATTCGGCGGATTTTTTAGAACAGGCACGACAGTCGGGAAGTCTGGAAAGTTTATTAACAGGTCGTAAGGTTCACTCGGTACGAAAAAAGCAGTATATCTACACGGAAGGCGACGACCCTACCCGGCTATATTTCCTGAAATCAGGCAAAATCAAGACCGTTCGGAGCAATGCTGATGGCAAGGAGCTGATTACTGGATTCTATAACCCTGGCGAATTTTTCGGCTATATGGCCTTACTTGAAAATGTAGACTATACGGATTCTGCCGTCGTGCTGGAGGATTCAGAACTGGTTTATATTCCCAATGAGGAGTTTAAACAATTGTTGCTGGCCAATAATGAAGTGAGCCAGCAGTTCATACAGTTACTGGCTGGGCGAGTCAGTGAAAAGGAGAAACAGCTGGTAGCCATGGCTTATAGCTCACTGCGTCGACGGGTGGCCGACGCACTACTGCGACTTTATGAAAAACATGCCGCTGACTCAACAAGTCAGGCCGAGTCATTGGACCGTGAGGCACAAAGCTTGATTCAACTCTCGCGGGATGATCTGGCATCGGTAGTTGGTACAGCGACCGAGTCATTGATTCGCACACTGAGTGAGTTCAAACAGGATGGGCTGATTGAACTGGTTGGGTCGGGTATTCGCGTGTTGCAACCCGATAAGTTGCGCCGGGCCAACTGGTAG
- a CDS encoding sensor histidine kinase, which produces MLSNQPTNALIDLLFEQSDDFIGVYDTENERFIRVNQVGVRMLGFLSEKTLLDDPIWSKSLLIAPQTDEQRVNLIHEVKQAGYYEQETERSSQDGTRFWGRLVIMPVKDEHNAYFLVRLTNQRRLHQAEQELIQSVQRYEAVFTHATIGIIVSDQLGRVVSVNKLARKLFDYPDDELLGQPIEVLVPTDVSQYHERLRQSFADNPQVRAMGHNRDLHARRKDGSVFPVEISLSYFRLDNELYAVAYIIDITFKKEAERELLAHRDRIERLNVELEQKVAERTHALMNTLEQLQQSKDELDKALTAERELGELKSRFVSMASHEFRTPLTTILTSATLIEKYADNEQQDKRQKHLQRIRSSVNHLNDILEEFLSVGRLEEGKIEARPVAVDLSKLIQDIMAEMQGMLKPGQIIQPFIDCPDRVWLDPSLLRKVIVNLLSNAIKYSDAGSIVTVRGECTDTLITLTIMDQGIGISPDDQEHLFERFFRAKNAANKPGTGLGLHIVARYIDLMGGTVSLQSELNIGTIVTLTLPYENDPAD; this is translated from the coding sequence ATGCTTTCAAACCAGCCCACAAATGCCCTCATTGACCTGCTTTTTGAACAGAGCGACGATTTTATTGGCGTATACGATACCGAAAATGAGCGGTTTATACGTGTCAATCAGGTGGGCGTTCGTATGCTGGGATTCCTGTCGGAAAAGACGTTGCTGGATGATCCTATCTGGTCTAAATCGTTGCTGATTGCTCCACAAACGGACGAGCAGCGGGTTAATTTGATCCATGAAGTCAAACAAGCGGGTTATTACGAGCAGGAGACCGAACGGAGTAGTCAGGATGGTACACGATTCTGGGGGCGGTTGGTTATTATGCCCGTTAAAGACGAGCATAACGCTTATTTTTTAGTACGACTGACCAACCAGAGACGGCTCCATCAGGCGGAGCAGGAACTAATCCAGAGCGTTCAGCGCTACGAAGCCGTATTTACTCATGCTACCATCGGCATCATCGTTTCTGACCAGCTAGGTAGGGTCGTGTCGGTCAATAAACTGGCCAGAAAGTTGTTTGACTACCCAGACGATGAACTTCTGGGCCAGCCAATAGAGGTGCTCGTACCGACTGATGTGAGCCAGTATCATGAGCGGCTTCGGCAGTCGTTTGCCGATAATCCACAAGTCAGAGCAATGGGCCATAATCGTGATCTGCATGCGCGCCGGAAGGATGGTTCGGTGTTTCCCGTCGAAATTAGCCTTAGCTATTTTCGGCTGGATAATGAACTCTATGCCGTGGCCTACATCATTGACATTACGTTTAAAAAAGAAGCTGAACGGGAACTCCTGGCCCATCGCGACCGCATTGAACGGCTCAACGTTGAGCTGGAGCAGAAAGTGGCGGAACGCACTCATGCGCTCATGAATACGCTCGAACAACTCCAGCAGTCGAAAGATGAGCTCGACAAAGCCTTGACGGCTGAGCGCGAACTGGGCGAACTGAAATCACGTTTTGTATCGATGGCATCACACGAATTTCGTACGCCACTGACAACCATCCTCACCTCGGCAACCCTGATTGAAAAATACGCCGACAACGAGCAACAGGATAAGCGCCAGAAACACCTGCAACGTATCCGGTCATCGGTTAATCACCTCAACGATATTCTGGAAGAGTTTTTGTCGGTTGGCAGGCTCGAAGAGGGTAAAATTGAGGCCCGGCCTGTGGCCGTCGATCTGTCAAAACTTATTCAGGACATTATGGCTGAGATGCAGGGTATGCTCAAACCCGGACAGATAATTCAACCCTTTATTGACTGTCCGGATCGGGTCTGGCTTGATCCATCGCTACTCAGAAAGGTGATCGTAAATCTGCTTTCCAACGCCATTAAGTATTCCGATGCGGGATCAATTGTTACCGTGCGGGGCGAATGTACCGATACGCTGATAACATTAACCATAATGGATCAGGGTATTGGGATTTCGCCCGACGATCAGGAACACTTATTCGAACGGTTCTTCCGGGCTAAAAATGCGGCAAATAAACCGGGTACTGGCCTGGGCCTGCACATCGTAGCCCGATACATCGACCTGATGGGAGGCACCGTCTCGCTCCAGAGCGAATTGAACATCGGAACAATCGTAACCTTAACATTACCGTATGAAAACGATCCTGCTGATTGA
- a CDS encoding FG-GAP-like repeat-containing protein: MLASTVQGQGFVRQLSGDPFAPVNTSGPGASPSLVDLDGDGDLDLVITNFDGTIQYYTNTGAPPQSEQTVFVAATSPIPPPSGGSIQNLKFSFGDLDGDGDLDAVTGGLDGIITPYINNGTKTNPIFAQSSSRTITAARGNTGARVAALFNDVSYPNEGYAYVSLADFDADGDLDMLVITGVAIHYLRNVGSPGAANFQEITGCDSPFYGIVRSGNYSNPVVGDMDGDGDLDVALSGVPILYYRNIGTPSAPRFIQIVGEANPFDGINLGFGSQLELGDLDKDGDLDAVAGQYSGSAAYIKNVLHIVQQPTPANVVTCVGSSVSTTVQADGDGTVYYQWYRHAQTTDVPVYGQNSATLQLYNVQASDAGVYYAQIISGDGNLFSDAFNLVVQTAAITQQPASTSNVAVGTNVVVPVLVSGPITNFQWYRNGQPAANQNTSTLTLNSVTPGDAGSYVLVATSPCNSVTSNAFSLSVSCSLSPPTLAASTLSTTNEPISVTASGCSGGTINWQPQGGTGTANGSVYTFSQPGSYTLTATCTQNGCTSAASNAVALSIQGGTFAITTVNTLNCELFDAVKGGYYVTFAPQYTGQNSKPISFSVVNEKLVTNDPPPYTIRLYTDNPAITLVASQQFNNETNFRYEWWAACQSGSTPNNPPTTSGIADQTILVGQPYQLDLKNYFSDPDLQSLTFAAQGLPGGLNLSGSVISGTPTSSGTSPVSITATDPGGLSANASFQLTVTSGSETSGFTITGVSTINCEYLSSSSRRVTFNPQYAGVSGEPISFSIVSEKAPTTNPGPYTLDLYTDNPTITLSAKQGNTSATYAYNWLDVCSISSRIGATESGKKLQVRVLGNPVSGKSIDVEISGVSGQAVQVELLDLQGKQLHHQSIQEAGSSDRVSIPLGYGRGLLMLQVHTEKEHQQVKLVKP; the protein is encoded by the coding sequence ATGCTGGCTTCAACAGTCCAGGGCCAGGGATTCGTCAGACAATTGTCAGGTGATCCATTTGCTCCTGTTAATACTAGTGGGCCTGGTGCCTCTCCCTCATTAGTCGATTTAGATGGCGATGGCGATCTCGATCTGGTTATAACGAATTTTGATGGAACGATTCAATATTACACGAATACAGGGGCCCCTCCCCAAAGTGAGCAAACTGTCTTTGTTGCCGCTACCAGTCCAATTCCTCCACCTAGTGGAGGCTCTATCCAAAACCTCAAATTTTCCTTTGGTGATCTGGATGGCGATGGTGATCTGGATGCTGTAACGGGTGGCCTGGACGGTATCATTACCCCTTATATTAATAACGGTACAAAGACCAATCCGATCTTCGCTCAATCGTCTTCCCGTACGATTACTGCTGCTAGAGGGAATACTGGCGCCCGTGTAGCCGCGTTGTTTAACGATGTCAGTTATCCCAACGAAGGCTATGCTTATGTAAGTTTAGCTGATTTTGATGCCGATGGCGATCTCGATATGCTAGTCATTACAGGCGTGGCGATCCATTATCTGCGCAATGTTGGCTCCCCAGGAGCTGCCAACTTTCAGGAGATTACCGGCTGTGACAGCCCCTTTTATGGCATTGTCCGTAGTGGTAATTATTCCAATCCAGTTGTGGGTGATATGGACGGCGATGGTGATCTGGATGTGGCTCTATCAGGAGTTCCTATTTTGTATTACCGCAACATTGGCACACCTTCAGCCCCTCGTTTTATTCAGATAGTCGGTGAAGCCAATCCGTTTGATGGTATCAATTTAGGATTTGGTTCTCAATTAGAGCTAGGCGATCTGGATAAAGACGGCGATTTAGACGCCGTAGCAGGCCAATATTCAGGCTCTGCAGCGTATATTAAAAATGTGCTTCATATTGTTCAGCAGCCTACTCCTGCCAATGTAGTCACCTGTGTTGGTAGCTCGGTCAGCACGACGGTACAGGCCGATGGCGATGGGACCGTCTATTATCAATGGTATCGGCATGCACAGACTACGGATGTACCGGTTTATGGTCAGAACTCAGCAACCCTACAGTTATATAATGTTCAGGCTTCAGATGCCGGGGTATATTACGCCCAGATAATCAGTGGAGATGGCAATTTATTCAGCGATGCCTTCAACTTGGTTGTTCAGACTGCAGCCATCACCCAGCAGCCAGCGAGTACTTCCAATGTGGCAGTAGGGACAAATGTTGTCGTACCAGTTTTAGTGAGCGGGCCCATTACCAATTTCCAGTGGTACCGCAACGGACAACCAGCAGCCAATCAAAACACATCGACGCTTACGCTGAACAGTGTCACCCCAGGCGATGCGGGGTCGTATGTATTGGTGGCAACCAGCCCCTGCAACAGTGTAACGTCAAATGCCTTCTCGCTCAGCGTTTCCTGCTCACTGTCCCCTCCCACCCTGGCGGCCAGTACGCTATCGACAACCAACGAGCCTATTTCTGTTACGGCTTCGGGCTGTTCTGGAGGAACCATCAACTGGCAGCCACAAGGTGGCACAGGAACGGCGAATGGTTCAGTATATACGTTTAGCCAGCCGGGCAGCTATACGTTAACAGCCACCTGTACTCAGAATGGCTGCACGAGTGCGGCTTCCAATGCAGTGGCCTTGAGCATTCAGGGTGGAACCTTTGCTATTACTACGGTCAACACGCTTAACTGCGAACTGTTCGACGCAGTTAAAGGTGGGTATTACGTTACTTTCGCACCACAGTACACCGGTCAGAATTCAAAACCCATTTCGTTCTCTGTCGTTAACGAAAAGCTGGTAACGAACGATCCTCCACCTTATACGATCCGTTTGTATACGGATAATCCAGCAATTACGCTGGTCGCTTCGCAGCAATTTAATAATGAAACCAACTTCCGCTATGAATGGTGGGCTGCCTGCCAATCGGGTAGTACGCCAAACAACCCTCCGACCACTTCGGGCATTGCTGATCAGACGATTTTGGTGGGACAGCCTTATCAGCTGGATCTCAAAAACTACTTCTCAGACCCCGATCTGCAGTCGCTCACGTTTGCGGCACAGGGTCTGCCTGGTGGCTTAAATCTGTCTGGCAGTGTCATAAGTGGTACGCCTACCAGTTCAGGTACTTCGCCTGTATCCATTACAGCTACTGATCCGGGTGGGCTCTCAGCCAATGCCAGTTTCCAGTTAACAGTGACGTCTGGGTCTGAAACGTCTGGGTTCACCATCACGGGCGTCTCAACTATAAACTGCGAATACCTAAGCTCATCTTCGCGTCGAGTTACTTTTAATCCACAGTATGCTGGAGTCTCCGGAGAGCCAATTAGTTTTTCGATCGTTAGCGAAAAAGCGCCGACGACTAATCCTGGGCCGTATACACTGGATTTATACACTGATAATCCGACCATTACGCTAAGTGCTAAACAAGGTAACACATCGGCAACGTATGCGTATAACTGGCTGGATGTCTGCTCCATATCATCCCGAATTGGTGCGACGGAATCTGGCAAAAAGCTACAGGTACGCGTATTGGGAAATCCTGTTTCTGGCAAATCGATTGACGTTGAGATCAGTGGTGTATCAGGCCAGGCAGTACAAGTGGAACTGCTGGACCTGCAAGGAAAACAGCTGCACCATCAGAGTATTCAGGAGGCTGGCTCTTCAGATCGCGTGAGCATACCATTAGGCTACGGCAGGGGTTTACTGATGTTACAGGTCCATACCGAGAAGGAACATCAGCAGGTCAAGTTGGTCAAACCCTAG
- a CDS encoding tetratricopeptide repeat protein produces the protein MKPFFTLFLVLVSLQLVGAQTPKLDSLNRLISQAPTDTARINLINKKIALLTDVNLDSAISLSQRNINDAKRINYKLGEATARLRIAHCFNFKGNYSAVKENLKIAETLYGSLKDSAYLLKVYNAYGTMYGMQSKYDSAITFFEKGIAIAERNGYKANLGNTYLNVGIAYDMLSNRPQALRFQQKALTLAESENNLRDQAFCLVNMANLYKGMDDLKGAEQRYHKALQLARQEGIKSIELYSYTNLASIYTGQHANQKAYEFAMKAAILGKEMGDDGIQASSLSTGATNLAEQKKFTEAEKLNKQAMAIADASQQPLNIHQTYSTMGTILKMQGKYAEAIPYYEKSFAVLKDADIYDTQTGEIYAELSTCYEKTGNYNKALATYKTAAAITDSVRGKENIRKATELTMNYEFAKKQQAVEAEQQKQNAIAKARQLALLAGLALTLLLAGVSFYAYRTKKKANTLLESQKLQLQNQKNQLEEQKEQLQKTLTELRKTQRQLVQAEKMATMGKLTKGIVDRILNPLNYINNFALAAKELLNELVTVTQQYQTSYSQTDREDLEDSGAMLSQNLDKINEHGSSTARILQDMQKLLKERSSDMAVVEINSFLEHKINDSLTIALKSNASSLPIALNFSLAPQPLEVNLLPHEFTQVLVSLIDNSCYSLMEKSRRVGGFAAKIDVQTQQIDDHVQIQVRDNGRGIPAKELSQLFSPFFTTKPTAKGTGLGLFMSKDVVEHLQGQMTIDSVEGEFTVVTILLPLTTADSLV, from the coding sequence ATGAAACCGTTTTTTACGCTATTCTTGGTTTTGGTTAGTCTTCAACTTGTCGGGGCACAAACCCCTAAACTAGACAGCTTGAATCGGCTCATCAGCCAGGCACCTACCGATACGGCACGAATAAACCTGATCAACAAAAAAATTGCTTTATTAACAGACGTCAACTTAGATTCGGCGATAAGCTTAAGCCAGAGGAATATTAACGATGCTAAACGGATTAACTATAAACTGGGTGAGGCAACGGCCCGATTACGCATAGCACACTGCTTTAATTTTAAAGGAAATTATTCGGCGGTTAAAGAAAATCTAAAGATAGCCGAAACCCTGTATGGTTCCTTAAAGGATTCGGCTTATCTACTTAAAGTGTATAATGCCTATGGTACCATGTATGGCATGCAAAGCAAATACGACAGTGCCATCACATTTTTTGAGAAGGGTATTGCTATTGCTGAACGGAATGGCTACAAGGCGAATCTGGGAAATACTTACTTGAACGTTGGCATCGCCTATGATATGCTGTCGAACCGGCCGCAGGCATTACGGTTTCAACAAAAGGCGCTGACCCTGGCCGAATCAGAAAATAACCTCCGTGACCAGGCATTTTGTCTGGTTAATATGGCCAATCTATATAAGGGAATGGATGACTTGAAAGGTGCTGAGCAACGATACCATAAAGCCTTACAACTAGCCAGACAGGAAGGCATTAAGAGCATAGAACTCTATTCCTACACGAATCTGGCCAGTATCTACACGGGCCAGCATGCCAACCAGAAAGCCTATGAGTTTGCAATGAAAGCGGCCATTTTGGGTAAAGAAATGGGCGATGATGGTATTCAGGCTTCCAGTTTATCGACGGGTGCTACCAATTTAGCGGAGCAAAAAAAGTTTACTGAGGCCGAAAAGCTGAACAAACAGGCTATGGCCATTGCCGATGCCTCCCAGCAACCGCTCAATATCCATCAGACTTATTCAACGATGGGGACGATTCTGAAAATGCAGGGCAAGTATGCCGAGGCTATTCCTTATTATGAAAAAAGCTTTGCCGTTCTTAAAGATGCCGACATCTATGATACTCAGACGGGCGAAATTTATGCTGAATTGTCAACTTGCTACGAAAAAACGGGCAACTATAACAAGGCCTTAGCCACGTATAAGACAGCTGCTGCCATTACTGATTCGGTTCGGGGCAAAGAAAATATCCGGAAAGCCACTGAGCTGACGATGAATTATGAGTTCGCTAAGAAACAGCAGGCTGTTGAGGCCGAACAACAAAAACAGAATGCCATCGCTAAAGCCCGTCAATTGGCCCTACTGGCTGGCCTGGCACTGACGCTTCTACTAGCGGGGGTTTCTTTCTATGCCTACCGCACCAAGAAAAAAGCCAACACGCTGTTGGAATCTCAGAAACTTCAGCTTCAGAACCAGAAGAACCAGCTTGAAGAGCAGAAGGAACAACTGCAAAAAACCCTGACTGAACTTCGCAAAACACAACGTCAACTGGTGCAGGCCGAGAAGATGGCAACGATGGGTAAATTGACCAAAGGTATTGTCGACCGTATTCTTAACCCGCTTAATTATATCAACAACTTCGCACTGGCTGCCAAAGAGCTTCTCAATGAACTGGTAACGGTGACCCAACAGTATCAAACCAGCTACTCCCAGACGGATCGGGAGGATCTGGAAGATTCGGGGGCTATGTTGAGTCAGAATCTGGACAAGATCAATGAGCACGGCAGCAGTACTGCCCGGATTTTGCAGGATATGCAGAAACTGCTCAAAGAGCGATCATCAGATATGGCTGTTGTTGAAATTAACTCGTTTCTGGAACACAAGATTAATGATTCTCTAACAATAGCCCTGAAAAGTAACGCTAGTTCACTACCCATAGCCCTAAACTTTTCACTGGCTCCTCAGCCGCTGGAAGTAAATCTGCTACCCCATGAGTTTACGCAGGTACTGGTCAGCCTGATCGACAATTCCTGTTATTCGCTGATGGAAAAGAGCCGTCGGGTAGGTGGGTTTGCCGCTAAAATCGATGTACAGACGCAACAGATCGATGATCATGTACAAATTCAGGTGCGAGACAATGGCAGGGGTATTCCAGCTAAGGAATTGAGCCAGCTTTTCAGTCCCTTTTTTACAACAAAACCAACGGCAAAAGGAACCGGACTTGGTTTGTTCATGAGTAAAGATGTGGTAGAGCACTTGCAGGGGCAGATGACAATTGATTCTGTGGAAGGGGAATTTACAGTTGTTACAATCCTGTTGCCTCTCACCACCGCCGATAGCCTGGTATAA
- a CDS encoding carboxypeptidase-like regulatory domain-containing protein, translated as MNNLVLRILVGVVLLTTCGCNEDLFIDPSTYSSIRGQVLFSSTRKPAAHVLVRLSPTSRSLDTDSLGYFRFDSVLTGKYTLQAMLTGFLNEFAAIEVGDQQLTAVTLLLRDDKSQNKPSTTPTVIAPKSGSDTLKTSLTLRWKATDPDKDSLTYDVTVFQDGVAEPVVQSLDQKADSLQVKNLAYNAVYYWQVTVKDGFNAVKGDISTFRTRPFPEFPYVYVKPVNGRLQLFTSTGTGEEIQLTTQGSNWRPVASPNKREIAFISNMKTDLHLFIMNRDGSNLRQITSIPLAGIIPTDLSFCWSPDGTQLLYPSNNKLYAIQTNGTGLRIVSKLASGQFFSGCDWAEQGNLIVARSSSSDLYDNNLVLISSKVDSVTLLIAPKGRISNPVFSIDGKQLLYSYDISQFQNEQGRQLNAHIQLLTLQTGVITDLSGSGKPAGTNDIDPRFSLNGAKIIFTNVDNANENQRGAYVMDLSGISRNLAVNQAQMACWRQ; from the coding sequence ATGAATAACCTAGTTTTGCGTATACTGGTAGGGGTTGTTCTGTTAACAACCTGTGGCTGTAATGAGGATTTGTTCATTGATCCAAGTACCTATAGTTCCATTCGTGGGCAGGTTTTGTTCAGCAGTACCCGAAAACCAGCCGCTCACGTATTAGTCAGACTTAGCCCAACCAGCCGTAGCCTGGATACTGATTCGTTAGGCTATTTCCGATTCGATAGCGTACTGACAGGCAAGTACACTTTGCAGGCCATGTTAACGGGATTTCTTAACGAATTTGCGGCTATTGAGGTTGGCGACCAGCAGCTGACCGCCGTAACCCTGTTGCTACGCGACGACAAGAGCCAGAACAAACCCTCGACAACACCTACTGTCATTGCTCCAAAGTCGGGCTCCGATACCCTTAAAACATCGTTAACATTACGCTGGAAGGCCACGGATCCCGATAAGGATTCGCTCACGTATGATGTTACGGTATTTCAGGATGGCGTGGCCGAGCCTGTGGTGCAATCGCTGGATCAGAAAGCGGATTCGCTTCAGGTAAAAAACCTGGCTTATAACGCAGTTTATTACTGGCAGGTGACGGTAAAAGACGGTTTTAACGCTGTGAAAGGTGATATTTCTACGTTTCGAACCAGGCCTTTTCCAGAGTTCCCGTATGTTTACGTGAAGCCAGTAAATGGTCGGTTACAGCTGTTCACCTCTACGGGAACAGGAGAAGAGATTCAATTGACCACGCAAGGCAGTAACTGGCGACCAGTCGCCAGCCCTAACAAGCGAGAGATAGCCTTCATCTCGAACATGAAAACGGATCTGCACCTGTTTATCATGAACAGAGACGGAAGTAATTTACGCCAGATTACCAGTATTCCATTGGCGGGCATTATACCTACGGATCTGTCATTTTGCTGGTCGCCGGATGGCACTCAATTACTCTATCCGAGCAATAACAAACTGTATGCGATACAAACGAATGGTACCGGCCTTCGCATCGTTTCGAAGTTAGCATCGGGTCAATTTTTTTCAGGCTGTGATTGGGCCGAGCAGGGCAATCTGATTGTAGCCCGATCATCGAGCAGTGACCTCTATGACAATAATCTGGTCCTGATAAGTTCGAAGGTCGATTCGGTTACGCTGCTGATTGCCCCGAAAGGTCGAATCAGCAATCCTGTTTTTTCAATTGATGGCAAACAGTTGTTATACAGCTATGATATTAGTCAGTTCCAGAACGAACAAGGTCGCCAGTTAAATGCCCATATTCAATTACTTACGCTACAAACGGGAGTTATTACCGATCTGTCGGGCAGTGGAAAGCCAGCCGGGACAAACGATATCGACCCACGATTTTCGCTGAATGGGGCTAAGATTATTTTTACAAATGTCGATAACGCCAATGAAAACCAGCGGGGGGCTTATGTGATGGATCTTAGCGGAATAAGCCGCAATCTGGCTGTTAACCAGGCTCAAATGGCCTGTTGGCGACAATAG
- the adhP gene encoding alcohol dehydrogenase AdhP, which translates to MIPSTMKAAVLHAYGQPLQIEQLPVPVVGPGQLLVKVAACGVCHTDLHAIDGDWPVKATLPLVPGHEGVGTVVAVGAGVTNIREGDRVGVPWLYSACGHCEYCYTGWETLCHSQQNTGYSVQGSYADYVLADANYVGKIPDSLSFLDAAPILCAGVTVYKGLKETEVRPGEWVVISGIGGLGHLAVQYAKAMGMHVVAVDISDDKLQLAKAVGADLVINAAEEDAVAIVHDQIDGAQGVLVTAVSRSAFAQGVAMLRRHGTLALVGLPPGDFDLNIFDVTLNRKTIRGSIVGTRQDLVESMALAAEGKVKVHYHTERLEAINKVLNDLKAGRVDGRIVLDMQ; encoded by the coding sequence ATGATTCCGTCAACAATGAAAGCCGCAGTCCTCCATGCGTATGGCCAGCCATTACAGATTGAACAGCTACCTGTGCCAGTTGTAGGCCCTGGTCAATTATTGGTTAAAGTAGCTGCCTGCGGTGTTTGTCATACCGATTTACATGCAATCGATGGCGACTGGCCCGTTAAAGCAACCTTGCCATTAGTGCCGGGTCACGAAGGTGTAGGCACAGTCGTGGCGGTTGGGGCAGGCGTAACAAACATCCGCGAAGGTGATCGGGTGGGCGTACCCTGGCTCTATTCTGCCTGTGGTCACTGCGAATATTGCTATACCGGCTGGGAAACGTTGTGCCATTCTCAACAGAACACGGGTTATTCAGTGCAGGGAAGTTATGCCGACTATGTTCTGGCCGATGCTAATTATGTTGGGAAGATCCCGGATTCGCTGTCGTTTCTCGATGCTGCGCCCATTTTGTGTGCTGGAGTAACCGTTTATAAAGGTCTCAAAGAAACGGAAGTTCGTCCCGGCGAATGGGTAGTTATTTCAGGTATCGGCGGATTGGGTCATCTGGCCGTTCAGTATGCAAAAGCAATGGGAATGCATGTTGTAGCCGTCGACATTAGCGATGACAAACTGCAGTTAGCCAAAGCCGTAGGCGCCGATCTGGTTATCAATGCCGCAGAGGAAGACGCCGTGGCTATTGTCCATGATCAAATTGACGGAGCGCAGGGTGTGCTGGTGACCGCCGTTTCGCGATCTGCTTTCGCGCAGGGCGTAGCAATGTTACGCCGACATGGTACGCTGGCATTGGTTGGTTTACCCCCCGGGGACTTCGATTTGAACATATTCGACGTAACCCTGAATCGCAAAACGATTAGAGGGTCGATCGTTGGAACGCGTCAGGATTTGGTCGAGAGCATGGCATTGGCTGCTGAAGGTAAAGTGAAAGTACACTACCATACTGAGCGACTGGAAGCCATTAATAAGGTGCTAAATGACTTGAAGGCTGGTCGGGTAGATGGGCGGATTGTGCTTGATATGCAATGA
- a CDS encoding thioredoxin domain-containing protein: MKLNMPDPILIPAKTTVLLVFLPSISRREAIGQPASFMQFVQSLQQQVGESVRVLRIDEPMHPEVVRSFAITHLPAFVLVQQGVELWRYEGASDENSFSAVSQRLLHN; this comes from the coding sequence ATGAAACTTAACATGCCTGATCCAATTCTGATCCCTGCTAAAACGACGGTACTGCTGGTATTCCTGCCATCGATATCCAGGCGCGAGGCTATTGGCCAACCAGCGTCGTTCATGCAGTTTGTTCAGTCACTACAACAACAGGTTGGCGAGTCGGTTCGTGTCTTAAGGATCGACGAACCTATGCATCCGGAAGTGGTACGGAGCTTCGCCATAACTCACTTACCTGCGTTTGTTCTGGTGCAGCAGGGCGTTGAGTTATGGCGGTATGAAGGCGCGTCGGATGAAAATTCATTCTCGGCCGTTTCTCAACGGTTGCTACATAATTAA